The nucleotide sequence GCACGCTGCTGCTCGCCGCCCGAGATGTGCGCGGGGCGCGAGTTCGCGTGGTGCGCGAGGTTGACGGTCTCGAGCGCGGCCATGACGCGGGTGCGGATCTCGGCCTTGGGCAGCCGCTTGATCGCCAGCGGGAAGGCGACGTTCTTGTAGACGGTGAGGTGCGGCCAGAGCGCGTAGTTCTGGAACACCATGGCGCTCGGGCGCTTCTCGGGGCCGTGCGCGGTGACGTCCTGCCCGTCGATGACGACGGCGCCGGTGTCGGGCTCGAGGAACCCGGCGATCATGCGGAGCGTGGTGGTCTTGCCGCAGCCGGAGGGGCCGAGCAGGGCGACGAGCTCGCCGCGGGCCAGAGTGAGGTCGAACGAGTCGACGATGGTGCGGCCCGAGAGCACCTTCGAGATCCCGCGGATCTCGAGTCCGGGGGCCGCGTCGACGCCCGACGTGCGGGCGGTCGGGGGAGCGATGGTCGTGGTCATGAGGGGCCTATCGGATCTGGAAGCCCTCTGCCAGGCGCCCGCCCATGATGTACTTCCGGGCGACGAGCAGCAGGACGACGGAGGGGATCGAGAGCAGGATCGCGAACACGGCCGCGACCTGACGGGGGTAGTTGAGCACGAGCGTGTACATCTCGGTCGGCATGGTCAGGTACGTCGGCGCGCCCACGAGGTAGGTGCCCTGCGCCTCGTCGAACGAGGCGAGGAACGACATGAGCACGGCGACGAGGATCCCGGGCAGCGCCATCGGCAGCGTCACCCGCAGGAACGTGCCGAGCCGCGAGGCGCCGGCGTCGCGCGCCGCCTCCTCGAGGTTCCGGGGCACGGCCGAGAACGCCGCCGCCGGGATCCAGGTCATGAAGACCACCGTCCCGATCAGCTGCACGATCACGATGCCGAGCACCGAGTTCATGAGGTTCAGCCCGTAGAAGAGCGACGCCATCGAGACGAACAGCCCCATCTTCGGGAACGCGTTCGTCGCGAACAGCCCGATCAGGAAGAACCGCCGACCCGGGAAGCTGAACCGCGAGAACGCGTACGCCGCCGGCAGGCAGATCACCATCGAGCAGATCACGACGATCGGCGTGAACCAGAGCGAGTTCTTCACGGCGGCCGCGAGCGACGGGTTGTCGAAGACGACTCCCCACCAGCGCAGCGTGAAGCCGGTCGGGGCGAGCGCCGGGTAGTTCCAGGTCACCGCGAACGCGTGCGCGGCGAGCCACACCAGCGGCCCCAGGATGAAGACGGCCACGATCGCGAAGACCACGGCGGTGACGATGCGGCGCAGGATCCGAGAGCCTGCCCGCGGAGGTGTCATCGCGCTCATCACACCCTCCCCTCCTTCTTGGCGGTGCGGAAGTTCGCCCAGACGTAGAACACGGCGATCCCGGAGGCCATGAGGAACACGATGACCGCCATGACCACCGACTCCTGCGGCCGGTTGTACGACTGGAAGTAGCTGGAGATGTCGACGCCGAGCATGCTCGGCGCGTTCGGCCCGATGAAGTACGGCACGGTGAACGAGCCGATGACGCCGATCGCCGTGAACGTGCCGGCGATGACGAGCGGTGTGCCCGCCATCGGGATCAGCACTCGGGCGATCACGGCGCGGGTCGAGGCGCCGGCGTCGCGGGCGGCCTCGATCATCGCGTCGGGCACCGCCTGGATGCCGGAGGTCGCCATGAGGGTGGCGAACGGCAGCGAGGTCCAGATCGAGCCGATGACGACGCCGGTGGTGGTGTAGCCCCAGATCGGCGCCGAGATGCCGACGTGGATCAGGAGTGTGCGCAGGAACCCGTCGCTCGCGTAGAAGGTCAGGATCGCCCACGACGCGATGACGACCGGGATGAACATCGGCACGACGGCGAGTCCGACGAACACCGACGCGAGGCGTCCGCCGCGCAGGCGGAGGTTCAGGGCGAGGGCGACGGAGACCACGAGCGTCACCGCCGTGGAGATCGCGGTGACGGCCAGGGTCACGCCGAGGTCGCGGAAGAAGCGGGGGTCCGAGAAGACGTCGCCGTAGGCGGCGACCGTGCCGAACCAGGTGGTGGCGGTGCGGGTGCCGGTGCCGATCGCCGCGATCGTCGAGTTCAGGCCTCCGGTGAACCCGAACGTGAAGCCGATGGCGAGCAGCACGGGGAAGCCGACGAAGACCGCCAGCAGGACGATGGGCGGCAGCGCCATGAGGAATCCGACGCCTGCGCGGCGGGTCTCGGTGGAGACCCGCCGCGAGGTGCCGATCCGGGCGGGGCTGCCGGATCGGAGGGCCGTCACTTGCCGGGGACCTTGGAGTTCCAGAGGTTCGACATGTCGGCCGAGGTGGTGCTGTAGTAGCTCGGGCGCAGCGTCGAGGGCGACGCCGCGGCGAACTGGGCGCGGGTCGAGGCCGGCACGTTGTCGAGCGAGATGACCGGGTACCCGGCGATCGACTTCGCGATCAGCGCCTGGCCCTTCGACGAGAGCACGAAGTTCGCGAGCTTCTCGGCGACGGCCTTGTGGGCGGCCGTCTTCGGGATGCCGAGGTACGACGCGCTGCCGGTGAACGACGGGTTCGAGATCTGCGTGTACTTGATGTTCGAGCCGAGGGTGCCGCTGTTCTTCGCGGTGATCACCTGGTCGCTCCAGACCGGAGCCATCTCGATGCCGCCGGTGCCCAGGAGCTGCAGCACCGCGTCGTTGCCGTTCGGGTAGACGCCGTTCTGGTACATCGACTTGTTCAGCGAGGCGAGCTCGTCGAAGCCCTTGTCCCACTGCGACTCGTCGTCCTTGTCGTACGTCGTCTCCATCTTCTTCCGGGTCGACTCCGAGAGGTACTTGTCGAGCACGGTGGTGACGAAGGCGCCGCCGGAGCCGCCGGTCGACGGCGAGTTGTAGGCGAACTGGCCGGGGTTGGCCTTGATCCACTTCAGGAGAGCGTCGAGCGTCTTCGGCGGGGTCTTCACCTTGTCGGCGTCGTAGGCGAGGAGCACGGAGGAGGCGCGGTAGGGGATCCCGTAGCCGTCGCCGGCCTTCACGGTCGCGGCCGGGACGGTGGCGAGGTTCGAGATCTTCGTCGACGAGACGTTCTCGAGGAGGTTCGCCGATCCCGCGGCCTGGATGAAGCCGGCGTCGATGAGGTCGTAGCCCGGGTCGTCGCCGGCCTTGACCGCGCTGGTGAGCTTGGCCAGGGTCTGCGCGTCGTGCTCGCCGTGGAGGTCGAGCTGGGTCTTGACGGTGGCGCCCGGGTTCGCCTTCTCGAAGGCGGGGATGATCGCGTCGTCCCAGAGGCTCTGCACGTTGGTGTCACCCGAGATGAAGACGGTGACGGTGCCCTTGGTGCCGGTGACGGCCTGGGAGGTGGCGGCGGTTCCGACGGAGGCGGAGGTGGTCGGTGCGCACCCGGCGAGGGCGAGCGTGGCGGTCGCTGCGGCCGCGAGGGCCACGAAGGTACGGCGTCTGGTCACGGGGATGTGAGTCCTTCGGTCGGGGGAATGCGAATCGCATCGTTTCGATGCGTGCGAGGAGAGTGTGCGCAGGCGCCGTGACCTCCGCGTGAACGAAACGTTGCGATCGAGTGAGATCGGCGCGAACACGGGCCTCGGACGCCGCTTCCCTCAGTACTGTGACCGAATGACCACCACAAGCCGTCGACGCGGAGTGACCATCGCCGACGTGGCCAAGCGCGCGGGCGTCTCCACGTCGACGGCGTCGCTCGCGTTCAGGAGCACCGGGTCGATCACCGACGAGACGCGTCGCCGGATCCTGCTCGCCGCCTCCGAGCTCGACTACGCCGGGCCGAACCCGACGGCCAGGTCTCTCAAGAGCGGGCGCTCCGGCATCGTGGGCGTCGTCGTGGCCGAGAGCATCCGCCGCGCGTTCCAGTCGCCGGTGACGATCGCCACGATGGACGGCCTGAGCGAGGTGCTCGACGAGCTCGACGTGGGGCAGCTCCTGCTCCCGGGCCGGGCCGACTCGCTCGGGCGGGGCCGGCCGCTCGACACCATGCCGGTCGACGCGGTGGTCTTCGTCACGCGCGGCGAGGAGTTCGACTCGCTGCTGGCAGGTCTCAAGGCCCGCAGGATCCCGATGGTCGGCATCGAGGGCCCCCACCTCGACGGCATCGTCCTCATCGACATCGACGACGCCCGCGGCACGGCCGAGGTGGCGCACCACGTGCGCTCCCTGGGCCACGTCGACGTCGGAGTGGTCATGCGCACCACCCGCGTCGGGGAGCACGTGCCCCCGGGCGCCCCGGAACCCGTCGCCCGGGGCCTCGAGGCGATCGGCAACCGGACGATCCGCGAGCGCCTGCGGGCGACCGCGTCGGTGTTCCCCGACGCCCGGCGGGTGGAGGCGGGAGGCCGCGACCTCGAGGCCGGGG is from Frondihabitans australicus and encodes:
- a CDS encoding LacI family DNA-binding transcriptional regulator — translated: MTTTSRRRGVTIADVAKRAGVSTSTASLAFRSTGSITDETRRRILLAASELDYAGPNPTARSLKSGRSGIVGVVVAESIRRAFQSPVTIATMDGLSEVLDELDVGQLLLPGRADSLGRGRPLDTMPVDAVVFVTRGEEFDSLLAGLKARRIPMVGIEGPHLDGIVLIDIDDARGTAEVAHHVRSLGHVDVGVVMRTTRVGEHVPPGAPEPVARGLEAIGNRTIRERLRATASVFPDARRVEAGGRDLEAGAVAAGRLLDEPVSGRRPTAILAQNDMLAAGALRAAAARGLRVPEDLTVTGFDGADLPWLEQRLTTIEQPLHERGRRAGLAVGELLAGGSPASVVLPVTLRVGETSGPVPRGSR
- a CDS encoding ABC transporter permease; the encoded protein is MSAMTPPRAGSRILRRIVTAVVFAIVAVFILGPLVWLAAHAFAVTWNYPALAPTGFTLRWWGVVFDNPSLAAAVKNSLWFTPIVVICSMVICLPAAYAFSRFSFPGRRFFLIGLFATNAFPKMGLFVSMASLFYGLNLMNSVLGIVIVQLIGTVVFMTWIPAAAFSAVPRNLEEAARDAGASRLGTFLRVTLPMALPGILVAVLMSFLASFDEAQGTYLVGAPTYLTMPTEMYTLVLNYPRQVAAVFAILLSIPSVVLLLVARKYIMGGRLAEGFQIR
- a CDS encoding ABC transporter permease gives rise to the protein MTALRSGSPARIGTSRRVSTETRRAGVGFLMALPPIVLLAVFVGFPVLLAIGFTFGFTGGLNSTIAAIGTGTRTATTWFGTVAAYGDVFSDPRFFRDLGVTLAVTAISTAVTLVVSVALALNLRLRGGRLASVFVGLAVVPMFIPVVIASWAILTFYASDGFLRTLLIHVGISAPIWGYTTTGVVIGSIWTSLPFATLMATSGIQAVPDAMIEAARDAGASTRAVIARVLIPMAGTPLVIAGTFTAIGVIGSFTVPYFIGPNAPSMLGVDISSYFQSYNRPQESVVMAVIVFLMASGIAVFYVWANFRTAKKEGRV
- a CDS encoding extracellular solute-binding protein; the protein is MTRRRTFVALAAAATATLALAGCAPTTSASVGTAATSQAVTGTKGTVTVFISGDTNVQSLWDDAIIPAFEKANPGATVKTQLDLHGEHDAQTLAKLTSAVKAGDDPGYDLIDAGFIQAAGSANLLENVSSTKISNLATVPAATVKAGDGYGIPYRASSVLLAYDADKVKTPPKTLDALLKWIKANPGQFAYNSPSTGGSGGAFVTTVLDKYLSESTRKKMETTYDKDDESQWDKGFDELASLNKSMYQNGVYPNGNDAVLQLLGTGGIEMAPVWSDQVITAKNSGTLGSNIKYTQISNPSFTGSASYLGIPKTAAHKAVAEKLANFVLSSKGQALIAKSIAGYPVISLDNVPASTRAQFAAASPSTLRPSYYSTTSADMSNLWNSKVPGK